In one window of Candidatus Hinthialibacter antarcticus DNA:
- a CDS encoding prepilin-type N-terminal cleavage/methylation domain-containing protein produces MRTKAFTLIELLIVVAIIGILAAIAVPNFLNAQIRAKVARVESDIRTIDTAVRMYMMDQNFYPVRGGLMHERYIPLTTPISYMSSIPLDPFNERPTDTSDGPKDGSNTQGNYDYWTRYWANGNDRGGSYWAQKTAFPANKYEYQFRGFGPTKKWIGNLVYPQGHPLAGQYISYDATNGLLSDGNIVRYGP; encoded by the coding sequence ATGAGGACCAAGGCATTCACCTTAATTGAGTTACTCATCGTCGTTGCCATTATTGGAATTCTCGCCGCGATCGCCGTTCCGAATTTCTTGAACGCGCAAATCCGCGCAAAAGTTGCCCGCGTTGAAAGCGATATCCGCACAATCGACACTGCCGTGCGAATGTATATGATGGACCAGAATTTTTATCCGGTGCGCGGCGGACTCATGCACGAACGCTATATCCCGCTGACGACGCCTATCTCTTATATGTCCAGCATCCCGCTTGATCCCTTTAATGAACGTCCGACCGACACCAGTGACGGCCCCAAAGACGGCAGCAATACGCAAGGCAACTATGATTACTGGACGCGCTATTGGGCCAACGGCAATGACCGGGGCGGCAGCTATTGGGCGCAAAAAACCGCGTTCCCCGCAAACAAATATGAATATCAATTTCGCGGTTTCGGTCCGACGAAGAAATGGATCGGCAATCTCGTCTATCCACAAGGCCATCCACTTGCAGGCCAATATATCAGTTATGACGCAACCAACGGCCTTCTGAGCGACGGCAACATTGTTCGCTATGGGCCGTAA